The Mycolicibacterium cosmeticum DNA window TCGGCGAAGGTGGGAATACCGTCCAGCGCGAAGTGCATCTGCAGATAGCTGCCGCGGTGGTCGATACGGGCGAAGCGTTCCCGGATGTCGGCGGGAAGGGCGGCGGGGTCGACCAGTTCGTTGACGGTGAGGTCGGGGGCGACACCCGAGATCACCACCGGCGCGGTGACGGTGGACCCGTCCTCCAGTCGCACCCCGGTGACGCGGCCGCCGTCGACCAGGATCTGCTCCACCTTGGCCCGCAGGCGCAGTTCGCCGCCGGCGTCGGTGAGCCGGCGCTGCAGGTGGCCGGTGAGCGCCCCGATACCGCCGCGCAGCTTCTTCATCAGCACGGCATTCTCGTCCGGGACTGCCAGCCCGAAGGCCAGCGCCGCGGCACTGCCCGGGGTGTCGGGGCCGCGGTAGGTGGTGTTGACGGCGAGGAAGGACAGCATGCCGCGCAGCGCGCCGTGTTTCTCGCCGTCCGGCAGATAGCGGTTCAGCACATCGGTGACCGAGCCGAACAGCATGTCGCTGATCGCGGAGCGCTCGAATTCATTTGTGGCGCAGGCATACATCTCGTCGAGTGTGCGGGGCGGCCGCCCCGCGTCGAAGCGGCCCAGCGCCCGGGTGGGTGCCTGACTCCAGGCCATCAGCCCTGCCATGCCGTTGACCGCTTCGGCGCCGTGCACCTCGTTGAGATGGGTGAGCAACCGCATCGGGTCGGTGTAATAGACCACCGGATCGTCGCCGATTCCGCGTAGCGACACCGACATCACGTCGACATCGACGCAGGGCAGTTCGTCGAGCCCGAGTTCGGCGCTGACCACCGCCGAGGTCGGGAACTGCAGCGACCCGGCGATCTCGAACTTGTACCCGTCGAACAATTCGACGGTGGAGGCCATGCCACCGGCGTAGAGCTTGGCGTCCAGGCACGCGGTGTGCAGCCCGGCGCGTTGCAACAGCGCGGCGGCGGCCAGGCCGTTGTGGCCCGCACCGATGACGATGGCATCGAAATCCGTGGAAACCGGCATCGATCGAGGCTCGCAGCCGGAACAAGTTTTGTCAATATTGACAAAACTATGTCGGCAGGATGCCTGTCTCCAGTGAGTTCAGCGCGGTCTTGCACAGCCGCGCCAATTCGGGCAGCGACCGCTCGCCCAGCATCCACACCTCCATGGCCCCGAACACCGCGGCCGCGATGCACCGGGCCGCCACCGTCACCCGCAGCTGGTCGTCGGTACCCGGCCGGGGCGGATGGTCGCGGCGCAGATGCTCCTCGACCACCTCGGCGAAATCGGCCTCGACCTGCCGGATGTGCCGCACGATCCGGCCCGGCTCCAATTCCTCGGCGCGCAGCTCGGCGATCTTGGCCACCGCCTCCACGTCGTACGGCGAGGCCAGGATCGCCGAGTGCACCGACTCCACGATCGACTCTCCGGAGGACCGTTCGGCCAGGGCCGCGCGGAACCATTCCAGGCCGGCGTCGTAGTCCACGAACAGCAGGTCGTGCTTGGACGAGAAGTGTCGGTAGAAGGTCCGCAGTGACACCCCGGCATCGGCGGCGATCTGCTCGGCCGAGGTGTCCTCGACGCCTTGTGCCAGGAAGCGGACCAGGGCGGCCTGCCGGAGCGCTTCGCGGGTGCGCTCACTGCGCGCCGTTTGAGCTGGCCGGACCATCTTTTCAACGTACCGCAGCACTAGCTCGTCACCTCACGGTGACAAACGGCGACTTTTGGCAACCCGACGGTTCAGCGGCGAGCGCGGCGGCGCAGCACCGACTCGACGCGGCCCATCACGTCGTAGTAGCGCGTCGGGGCGATCCGGGTGAGCGCGTCGAACAGGTACGCGTCCGGACCCACCAGCACCCGGGCCTTGCCGGCCTCGACGCCGCGGTGGATGATCGCGGCCGCCTTGTCCGGTTCGGTCATGGTCAGGGCCGCGAACTCGGCGACCATCTGATCGTGGGTGCGGCCGCGGCCGTCGGGATCCTTGCGGAAGCGGGCGTTGCGCACGATGTTGGTGTTGATTCCGCCCGGGTGCACGTTGACCGCGGAGACCCCGGTGCCGCGCAGCTCCTGGCGCAACGCATCGGTGAAGCCGCGTACCGCGAATTTGGCTGCGCAGTAGGCACTCTGGTTCGGCATGCCGGCCAGCCCGAACACACTGGAGGTGTTGACGATGACGCCGGAATCCTGTCGCACCAACAGCGGCAGGAAGGCCCGGGTGCCGTTGACCACACCGTGAAAGTTGATGTTCCACAACCAGTTGTCGTCGTCGGGGTTGGCGTCGAGCACGCTGGAGGCCACCGCCACGCCGGCGTTGTTGAACACCGCGGCGATCGGCACCGGCGCCCAGTCGGCAACCTGGGCGGCGAAGTCGCGCTGCGCCTGCGCGTCGGCGACATCGAGCACCGTACTCAGTACCGGCCCGGGCAGCGACGCGTCGGTCTCCTTGAGCCCGGCCTCGTCGATGTCCGAGATCGCCACCGGGCAACCGTGTGCCGAAAGGCGCTGCGCCAGTGCGCGCCCGATGCCGGAGGCGGCGCCGCTGATGACGGCGGTGCGGCCGCTGATGGTTCTACGCGTGGACCTGCTCACGGTGCTCCTTCTGGGTTGTCGGGTTCGGTGGCCGGCGGCGGAAGACCACCGCGCGCCCGCCGTCGGCGGGGGCGATCGCCACCCCGCGGGAATGTTGGCGTTCCCCGGCCGCGGTGGTGGTACCGAAGGTGAAGTCCTGCAACAGCGTTCGCAGCGTGACGGTCATCTCCATGTTGGCGAAGGCCGCGCCGATGCAGCGCCGGATGCCGCCGCCGTACGGGATCCAGGTGTAATTGTCGGGGTTCGCGCCCAGGAACCGGTCCGGGTCGAAGGTGGCGGCGTCCCGGAAGTTGGCCTCCGACCCGTGCGACAAGCCGAAGCTGGCGATGATCGCAGTGCCGGCCGGAACCACCCACTCCCCCAGCCTGATGCGCTGGTCGGCGATCCGGGCGGTGAACTCCACCACGGGCCGGGTGCGCTGCACCTCCC harbors:
- a CDS encoding phytoene desaturase family protein; this encodes MPVSTDFDAIVIGAGHNGLAAAALLQRAGLHTACLDAKLYAGGMASTVELFDGYKFEIAGSLQFPTSAVVSAELGLDELPCVDVDVMSVSLRGIGDDPVVYYTDPMRLLTHLNEVHGAEAVNGMAGLMAWSQAPTRALGRFDAGRPPRTLDEMYACATNEFERSAISDMLFGSVTDVLNRYLPDGEKHGALRGMLSFLAVNTTYRGPDTPGSAAALAFGLAVPDENAVLMKKLRGGIGALTGHLQRRLTDAGGELRLRAKVEQILVDGGRVTGVRLEDGSTVTAPVVISGVAPDLTVNELVDPAALPADIRERFARIDHRGSYLQMHFALDGIPTFAEPYGILNDPEMQSAIGLFNTPEELQQQWEDSRRGIVPADPAIAMQLPSVHDPDLAPPGKHAVSAFSLWFPIQAGAASYGELKAEMGRRVIEKITRIAPDFEKLITRHTTFTPKHMGTMFGAPGGDYCHGLIHPEQMGPNRPGACGYADQPLPIDGLYLGSAGCHGGPGITFIPGYNAAQAVLGG
- a CDS encoding TetR/AcrR family transcriptional regulator produces the protein MVRPAQTARSERTREALRQAALVRFLAQGVEDTSAEQIAADAGVSLRTFYRHFSSKHDLLFVDYDAGLEWFRAALAERSSGESIVESVHSAILASPYDVEAVAKIAELRAEELEPGRIVRHIRQVEADFAEVVEEHLRRDHPPRPGTDDQLRVTVAARCIAAAVFGAMEVWMLGERSLPELARLCKTALNSLETGILPT
- a CDS encoding SDR family NAD(P)-dependent oxidoreductase, translating into MSRSTRRTISGRTAVISGAASGIGRALAQRLSAHGCPVAISDIDEAGLKETDASLPGPVLSTVLDVADAQAQRDFAAQVADWAPVPIAAVFNNAGVAVASSVLDANPDDDNWLWNINFHGVVNGTRAFLPLLVRQDSGVIVNTSSVFGLAGMPNQSAYCAAKFAVRGFTDALRQELRGTGVSAVNVHPGGINTNIVRNARFRKDPDGRGRTHDQMVAEFAALTMTEPDKAAAIIHRGVEAGKARVLVGPDAYLFDALTRIAPTRYYDVMGRVESVLRRRARR